The following are encoded in a window of Shewanella psychrotolerans genomic DNA:
- a CDS encoding LysR family transcriptional regulator produces the protein MSKQSIIPKTVTEYDLRLLRIFRTVVENGGFAAAETELGVTRSTISVHMSNLESRMKLKLCSRGRGGFALTEAGQAVYHACIELFDSLNNFSMFVNNLGEELIGELVILCADQLDHTMQQKLAQVIAYIHQRQPQLHLILDGEALHHIEKSLLQDKAHVGLLPSYQQIEGLNYRTIFSEPIYLCCSAQHPYFYLNDDEISAEMLAKTHSIHPGVDIDPDGREQLKRLNLAAKAYQFDTRKTLILSGCYIGYLPLSYIQQELEAKQMKIIHGDEASYQFNLSMVCKHSARETAKVELLIAAFEEVFALSEVV, from the coding sequence ATGAGTAAGCAATCGATAATTCCTAAAACGGTCACCGAATATGATCTACGATTGCTGCGTATCTTTCGCACTGTTGTTGAAAATGGTGGTTTCGCTGCCGCCGAGACAGAATTAGGCGTGACCCGCTCCACGATCAGCGTCCATATGTCTAATCTTGAGAGCCGTATGAAACTGAAACTTTGTAGCAGAGGGCGAGGTGGTTTTGCCCTCACCGAAGCGGGCCAAGCCGTGTACCATGCTTGTATCGAGCTGTTCGACTCACTCAATAATTTCTCGATGTTTGTCAACAATCTAGGTGAAGAGTTAATCGGAGAGTTGGTGATACTCTGCGCCGACCAGCTCGACCATACGATGCAACAAAAGTTGGCGCAAGTGATCGCCTATATTCATCAGCGTCAGCCACAGCTGCACCTCATCTTAGATGGTGAAGCACTGCACCATATCGAGAAGTCACTGTTACAAGATAAAGCCCATGTTGGGCTACTTCCCAGCTATCAACAGATAGAAGGCCTGAACTATCGCACCATCTTCAGTGAGCCTATTTATCTCTGTTGCAGCGCGCAACACCCCTATTTTTACTTAAATGATGATGAGATCAGCGCGGAAATGTTGGCTAAGACCCACTCTATTCACCCGGGAGTCGATATCGATCCCGATGGAAGGGAACAGTTAAAGCGCCTAAACCTTGCGGCAAAAGCCTATCAGTTTGATACTCGTAAAACCTTAATTTTATCGGGATGCTACATAGGTTATCTGCCGCTAAGCTATATACAGCAAGAGCTTGAAGCCAAGCAGATGAAGATAATCCACGGCGATGAAGCCAGTTACCAATTTAACCTTTCTATGGTCTGTAAGCATTCGGCGAGAGAGACGGCTAAAGTCGAGCTGTTAATCGCGGCATTTGAGGAAGTCTTCGCATTGAGTGAAGTGGTATAA